TATCCTCGATGCCGATGAGCGCAAGAAGAAGGTTGCGTCGCTCAAACGCGCTGCCGGCCGCGCGCCGATGCTGCTGTCGGCGGCCACCGGCGAGGGCGTCGAAGCGGTGCTGCGCGCGCTGATGGCGGTTGTCGGCGAAGCGCGCGACAGGGCTGCCGCTCCCGTCGAGACCCGCTGGGACCGATAGCGATGACGGCGCAGTCGCTGACAAAATACCGGCGCATCACGGTCAAGATCGGTTCGGCCTTGCTGGTCGACCGCACCAGCGGCCTGAAGCGCGACTGGCTTGCCTCGCTTGCCGAGGATATTGCGGTGCTGGCCAATGGTGGCGCCGAGATCCTGGTCGTGTCCTCCGGCGCCATTGCGCTCGGCCGCACCATTCTCGGTCTCGGCAAACGGGCGCTGAAGCTGGAAGAAAGCCAGGCGGCTGCGGCCGTCGGCCAGATCGCGCTGGCCGGCGCGTGGTCGGATGCGCTGGGCAAGGGTTCGCTGAAATCGGGCCAGATCCTGCTGACGCTGGGCGACACCGAAGAGCGCCGCCGCTATCTGAATGCCCGCGCGACGATCTCGACGCTGCTCAAGATGAAGGCGGTGCCGGTCATCAATGAGAACGACACGGTGGCGACCTCCGAAATCCGCTATGGCGACAATGACCGGCTGGCGGCCCGGGTGGCGACGATGATGGGCGCCGACCTGCTTGTGCTGCTCTCCGACATTGACGGGCTCTACACGGCGCCGCCGGCGCGCGATCCCGCTGCGAAATTCATTCCGGTGGTCGACCGCATTACACCCGATATCGAAGCGATGGCGGGGGCGGCCGCTTCCGAACTGTCGCGCGGCGGCATGCGCACCAAGCTCGACGCGGGCAAGATCGCCACCGCCGCCGGCACCGCCATGATCATCACCTCGGGCACCAGGCTGTCGCCGCTGATGGCGATCGAGCGTGGCGAGCGCGCCACCTTCTTCAGGCCGAGCGCCAATCCGGTGAAGGGCTACAAGAGCTGGATCGCCGGCCAGCTCGAACCGGCGGGGCGGCTCACCGTCGATGCCGGCGCCATCGGTGCGCTGCTGTCCGGCAAATCTTTGCTGCCGGCCGGCGTCAGGCTGGTCAGCGGCAATTTCTCGCGTGGCGACACGGTGGCGATCCTGTCGCCCGAGGGCCGCGAGATCGCGCGCGGGCTTGTTGCCTACGATGCCGCCGATGCCGTAAGGATCGCAGGCCTGAAGACCGCCGAGATCGAAACCGTGCTCGGCTACGAGGCGCGCTCGGCGATGATCCACAGGGACGATCTGGTGGTGAGCGATCCGGGTGACCAGATACGGCCTGCCGGCCAGCTATGGGCCGGGGCGAGGTAAGCGGAGGATGAGCCATGCTGAAACTGCATGAACAATCCGGGGATGACACCGTCGCGCTGATGGCCGGTATCGGCCGCCGCGCCCGCGCGGCCGCCCGACCGTTGGCCATTGCGACCGCCGCCGCCAAGAATGCCGCGCTTCTCGCCATGGCCGACGCGATCATCGCGCGCCAGCAGGAGATTCTCGACGCCAACGCCATCGATGTCTCTAACGGACACGAATCCGGACTGTCCGGCTCGTTCATGGACCGGCTGAAGCTCGATCCGGCGGGCACCCGTGCCATGGCGGATGGCATCCGTGAAATCGCCGAGCTCAGGGACCCGGTCGGCGATGTGATTGCCGCCTGGGATCGCCCCAACGGCCTGCAGATCGAGCGCGTGCGCACGCCGCTCGGCGTTGTGGGCGTCATTTATGAAAGCCGGCCGAATGTGACGGCGGATGCCGGTGCGCTCTGCCTCAAGGCCGGCAATCCGGTAATCCTGCGTGGCGGCTCGGACTCGCTCAATTCGTCCGCCGCCATTCATGCCTGCCTGGTCGAGGGGCTGAAGGCCGCCGGCCTGCCGGAAGACGCCATTCAGCTGGTGCCGACCACCGACCGCGCCGCCGTCGGCGAAATGCTGAAAGGGCTTGGCGGCAATCTCGACGTCATCATTCCGCGCGGCGGCAAAAGCCTGGTCGGGCGCGTCCAGAGCGAGGCGCGGGTGCCGGTCTTTGCCCATCTTGAAGGCATCTGCCATCTCTACATCGACCGCTCGGCCGATCTCGACATGGCGGTCAGGATCGCCGTCAACGCCAAGATGCGGCGCACCGGTGTCTGTGGCGCTGCAGAGACTTTGCTGGTCGACCGCGCGGTGGCCTCCACGCATCTGGTGCCGATCCTCGACGCGCTACGCGCCGCCGGCTGCGAGATCCATGCCGATCAGGAAGTGATGAAGCTGTTCTTCGACGCCAAGCCGGCGACCGATGCCGACTGGGTGACCGAATATCTCGAGGCCATCATCGCGGTAAAGCTGGTAGACGGAATTGCCGGTGCCATCGACCATATCGAGACGTTCTCCTCACACCACACAGAGGCGATCATCGCCGAGGATACCAAAGCGGTCGAGCGGTTCTTCAACGAGATCGACTCGGCGATCCTTTTGCACAATGCCTCGACGCAGTTCGCAGATGGCGGCGAATTCGGCATGGGAGCCGAGATCGGCATCGCCACCGGCAAGATGCATGCGCGCGGTCCGGTCGGCGTCGAACAGCTGACCTCGTTCAAATACCGCGTGCGCGGGTCGGGACAGGTGAGGCCTTGAATCATTCGCGTCAGGGCTTGAGGCATTGAGCCCAGACACCCCCCTCTGTCCTGCCGGACATCTCCCCCGCAAGGGGGAGATCAGCTTTTTCTTCCGCTTTCGCCAATCACTAACGTTGCAAGAAAAGTGCCTTTGCCGAAGCTGCTGATCTCCCCCTTGCGGGGGAGATGCCCTGTAGGGCAGAGGGGGTGCCTAGCACCATGCTGTCGTCCCTTCAGCCCGCCATCCCCTCGCACTACCTCCGTATGCCGCATGCCGAGAAAGGCCTCGCCGTCGGCCTGTTCGGCGGATCGTTCAACCCGCCGCATGCCGGCCATGCGCTGGTGGCGGAAATTGCGCTCAGGCGGCTGGCGCTCGACCAGCTATGGTGGATAGTGACGCCTGGCAATCCGCTGAAGAGCACCAGGGAATTGGCGCCGCTGAGCGACCGGCTGCTCCAGTCGGAGCAGGTCGCCAAGAACCCGAAGATCAAGGTCACCGCCTTCGAGGCGGCGCATCATATTCGCTTCACCGCCGACACGCTGGCGCTGGTCAAGGCACGCAATCCCGGCGTCGACTTCGTCTGGATCATGGGCGCCGACTCACTCCGCGATTTCCACCGTTGGCAGCGCTGGCGCCAGATCGTCATGACCTTCCCCATCGCGGTCATCGACCGCCCGGGCGCGACGCTGTCCTTCCTGTCCTCGGTCGTGGCCAAGACGTTCGACTATGCCCGCGTCGACGAGGGTGACGCGCCCCGGCTCGCGCGCATGAAGGCGCCGGCCTGGACCTTCATCCACGGCCCACGCTCGTCGCTGTCATCGAGTGCTATTCGCCAGCAAGCCAAGGGGTAACTCCGTAAGACCAGATCGCCGATGTCGCTTTTACGGCGGCCTTTCGCGATTGGCTGGGCGATGCTGCGCTGGATATGGCCAATTCAGTGAACCAGACCGACATCGACCCCAATCATGGCGCCCCGCCGGCGCCCGTGATCGCCATTGCCAGCGTAATCGTGTCGATGGCGCTGATCGCGGTCGGCAACGGGTTGATGTTCGCCTATATCCCGGTCCGGCTTGGGGTCGAGCGCTTCGATCCGACCTGGGCCGGGCTGATCATCACCGGCCTTTCCGCCGGCGGACTTGCCGGCTGTATCCTGACCGGGCCGCTGGTGCGCCGCGTCGGGCACGCCCGCGCCTTCATGGTGCTGTCGGCGCTGATAGCGCTGTCGAATGCTGCCATTGGCGCCGGCACCTACCCGCTGCTGTGGATCGCGGCGCGCGCGCTTTACGGTTTTGCAATATGCGGCCTGTTCATCGTCGCCCAGAGCTGGCTCAACGATGCCGTCGCAAACGCCATTCGCGGCCGGGTGATGGCGGTGTTTTACGTCGCCTATGTCGCCGGACTTGGCGTCGGCTATGCCCTGCTGGCGGCGGTCGACATCGCGACGGCGCAGGCGCCGCTGATCGGCATTGCCTTCACCGCGGTGTCGATCCTGCCGGTCGGCATGACGCGGTTGGCTCAACCGCCGCCACCTCGCGCAGCCTCCGTGGCGCTTGGCCGCGCCTGGCGGATCTCGCCGGTCGGCGTGGCCGGCATGCTGGCCGTCGGCGGCCTGTCGATGGCGATCGCCGGGTTCGCACCGATCCATGCCACGGCCAAAGGCTACAGCCAGGCCGATGTGGCGCTGCTTTTGTCGGCCATGCCCGTCGGCACGCTGATCCTGCAGATACCGCTCGGCTGGATTTCCGACCGTACCGATCGCCGTTACGTGCTGGCCGGCGCTGCGGCACTGGCCATCGTTGCCGGTATTATGGCTATCGGCTTTGACGGTGGCGCTCTGGCGGTGCTGGTGGTGATCTATGTGATCTGGGACGGCGCTTCGGAATCGATCTATTCGCTGGCCAGCGCGCATGCCGCCGATCGCGCCGGCAAGGACGACATGGTGGCGCTGTCGAGTTCGCTGCTGTTTGCCTGGTCGCTGTCGGGTTTCATCGTGCCAGGTATCGTGACGGCCCTGTCGGCCGTCTATGGAACGCAGGCCTTCATCTATGTGGCGATCATCATCGCCACCGTGTTCTGCCTGTTCGTGCTGTGGCGAGTGGCGACGACGCAGGCCGTTCCCGCCACGGCGACCGGCAGTTTCGCGCCGATGTCGGCGCAGGCGCCATTGCCGGTGGAGCTCGCCTACGCCCCGGAAGATCAGCGCTGAACGGTTTCACAGCTCCTACTGCCTGGTGGCGGCAGTTTCCTGTCGGGCCTCCGGCGGAGGTGCGGGAACCGAAATGGCCTCGGCGTCGAACGCCTGCTTGACGCGTTTGGTGAGATCGATCTGGGTGGCGAAGAAATCCGCCGCCGTGGTCCAGTAGCGCAAGGTGATGGCGACGCTGGCATCGCCCACCGTGGCGACGAAGGCGATCGGCGCCGGCTCTCGCTTGACGCGGCGCTCGCTGCCGGCAACGCCCAGCATGGTTTTCTGCGCCAGGTCGATGTCGTTCCAGGAGCCGATGCTCAGCGTGATATCGCCGCGGCGCACACCATTACGGGTAAAATTGCGCACCGGCTGGTTCCACAGCGTCGAATTGGGCGCCAGCACATAGACGCCGTCTGTCGTGCGGAGCTTGGTGGCGAACAGGCCGATTTCCTCGACGGTGCCGGAAATGGCGCCGACCTCGACATATTCGCCGATGCGGAATGGCCTGAGCGCCAGAAGCATGATGCCTGCGGCGATGTTCTGCAGCGTGCCTTGCAGCGCCAGGCCGATTGCCAGCCCGATGGCGCCGATGGCGGCGATGATCGAGGCCGTCTGAACGCCGAACTGGCCGAGCACCATGATGATGACCAGGATCAGGATGGCGTAGCGCACGATCTTCGAGAAGAAATGGCGCAGCGTCGCGTCGAAACCATGGATATGGCCGAGGCCGGCTGAGATCGATCGTTCTGCGAGCCCGGCGACGAGATAGCCGACGACCAGCAGGATGATGGCGCCGATGGCGGAGAAGGAATAGGAAACGATCAGCGTGCTGAGTTGCGCAAGGCCAGCCTGCACGGTGAGCAGCGTGTTCTGGGGGTCGATTGGCATCAGGAAAATCCGTTTGGGGGTGTGTCGATAACCCCTGCCGCGGCCATGGGTTCCGATTTTTCTCAAGGCTCCGGAACCGGAAGTCGTGCACTGCGTTCGCGCTGGCAGGGCCTCCCGTCTTGAAACTGCAAGGGAACTCTGCCTATCTATAGGGTGTCACCTGATTTCGTGGGTGATTTGGTTGTTCTTGCTGCGAAAGGAAATACACTGAGAACAGCATTGCGGAAGAAGGCTGACATCATGCCTTCGCCGGCCAGGATCAGCGTAGATGACGCCGTGTCCCGTGCCATCAAGACAGTCCTTGCCAGTCTGGAAGACTCCAAGGCCGAAAATATTGTCTCAATCGACATTCAGCGGAAATCGAGCCTCGGCGACTATATGGTCATCGCGTCGGGCCGGTCGCACCGTCATGTCTCGGCTGTCGCCGACCACCTCCTCAAGGCGCTCAAGGATGCCGGTCTCGGCACGGCGCGCGTCGAGGGGCTGTCCGGCGCCGACTGGGTCCTGATCGATTCAGGCGACATCATCGTCCATGTCTTCCGCCCAGAAGTCCGCGAATTCTACAATCTTGAAAAGATGTGGCAGGCGCCGGACCTCGAGGAAGAGACCTTGCACTGAGCTCCGTCTCATGTCGTAACCATCCTGGGTGCGACATGGATTGAAAGCTCGCCGAGGCAGGGATGAAGATAGCAGTTCATGCCGTGGGCCGGATGAAGGCCGGCCCCGAGAGAGAACTCGCCGACCGCTATTTCGAGCGTTTCGCCAAGAGCGGCCCGGCGATCGGGTTCGAATTCTCTGGTGTCGCCGAGATCGCCGAGGGACGAGCCCAGAACGCCAATGAGCGCCGCCGCGAGGAAGGCCAGAAGCTGCAGGCACAGCTGCAGCCGGGCACGGCGCTGTTCCTGCTCGACGAACGCGGCAAAAACCTGTCCTCAGACGATTTCGCCAGCCGTATCGGCCAGCTGCGCGATGGCGGACGCAAGGCGTTGGTCATCGCCATTGGCGGCGCCGACGGGCACGACCAGTCGATTCGCGATCAGGCTGAGCTGATAGTCTCGTTCGGCGCGGCGACCTGGCCGCACCAACTGGTGCGCGTCATGCTGGGCGAGCAGCTCTATCGGGCGGCAACGATTCTTTCGGGACATCCCTACCACCGTTCGTAAATCAGTGGGTCGAGGATCAATCGTCCGGATTTCCGCCCCAATGCGCGGCTGTTTTGTGCTAGGCTTCGGTTCGATCATGGTTGATGGTTCGTTAACGAAGCCACGCATAGAGTCGGGCTTCAATGGCTGACAACGGGAAATCACGAACGGGCTTCCGGCACGCGCGCTGCGGCATCGCTGCAGCAGTGGTTTTGCTGTCGCTCGGGCTTGCGCGGGCCGAAAATACGCTGGACGTGGCGCCCGACCCCGATCTGAGCCGTGCCGAATATGAGAAGGTGTCGGCCGAGATCACGCTGTCGTCCGAACGGCTGGCCAAGCTCGCCGCCGACATTGCTTCGGTCAAGAAGGACCATGCCTCGATCACCGCGGCGCTTATCCAGTCGGCGATGACCGAGCAGAAGCTCGGCCAGGACATCGAGGATATCGGCGCCAGGCTCGAAGGACTGAAGGGCGAGGAACAGAAGATCCGTGTCTCGCTGGCGGCGCGGCGCGACGTGCTGGCCGAGGTGCTGGGGGCGCTGCAGCGCATGGGGCTCAATCCGCCGCCGGCGATCCTGGTCAAGCCGGAAGACGCACTGTCGTCGGTGCGCAGCGCCATCCTGCTCGGCGCAGTGGTGCCGGAACTGCGCCAGCAGACCGACAAATTGCTGGCCGACCTCAGGGAACAGACCCGGGTGACGGCCTCGATCGAGGCCGAGCGGACGCGGCTGACAGCGGCGGTCGGCGAGCAGACGGCGGAAAAGAAACGCCTCTCCATGCTGCTCGAAGCCAAGCAGAAGCTCGAGGCGGACACCTGGACGGCGATGGCCGCTGAAAAGCAGCGGTCCCAGGCGCTTGCGGCCAAGGCCGGCAGCCTGAAAGAGCTGATCGCTTCGCTTGAAGCCGACAAGAGCCGCAAGGCGGCGGATGCCGTCAAGGCAGGCGAACAGAAAGCGGCCGACAGCGATAAGCCGGACGCCGATAACGCCGATGCAGGCACAACCGCGTCGACGGAGCTGGCTTCGCTGCCCGTGCCGGAAGGCAACCGCCTCACCGCCGCCGCGCCGTTTTCGGCACTTCAGGGACAAGTCTCGCTGCCGGTCACCGGCAAGATCAAGCTGCGTTTCGGGGCCGATGACGGTAACGGCGCGGTGATGCTTGGCGACATGGTTGCGACACAATCGGGAGCCATCGTCACGGCACCGGCGGACGGAAATGTGCTTTATGCGGGGCCTTTTCGCTCCTATGGTCAACTCTTGATCCTCAATGCGGGAGACGGCTATCATGTCGTCCTGGCGGGGATGAGCAGAATCAGCGTCGCGTCTGGCCAGTCGGTGCTCGCAGGAGAGCCGGTCGGCGCGATGGGAGAGGCCCGGGTGGCAAGCACCTCGGCCTCGAAGAATGGAAATGCCACGCCGGAACTCTATGTCGAGTTCCGCAAGGATGGAAAACCCGTCGATCCGACCCCATGGTGGGCGGACCGCTTCTCTGGAAGGACGTGAAATGATGCGGAAACTGTCGCTTCTTATTGCCGGTGCGCTGATGGGCGCGTCAGCGATGAGCCTGGTCTATGGCGCCCCCGGCTCGACGGCGAACGCTGCAGGCTCCGAGACCTACAAGCAACTGGCGATCTTCGGCGACATCTTCGAGCGCGTGCGGGCGCAGTATGTGACGCCGCCGGACGACAAGTCGCTGGTCGAAAACGCCATCAACGGCATGCTCACCTCGCTCGACCCGCACTCCTCCTACATGAATGCCGAGCAGGCGCAGGACATGCGCGTGCAGACCAAGGGTGAGTTCGGCGGCCTCGGCATCGAGGTCACCATGGAGAACGACCTGGTCAAGGTGATCACGCCTATCGACGACACCCCGGCTGCCAAGGCAGGCGTGCTGGCCGGCGACTATATCGCCAAGATCGACGGCCAAGAGGTTCGCGGCCTGACGCTCAACGATGCAGTCGAAAAGATGCGCGGCCTGGTCAACACGCCGATCAAGCTGACCATCCTGCGCCAAGGCGCCGACAAGCCGATCGAGCTGACGGTGGTGCGCGATATCATCAAGGTCAAGGCGGTCAAGTTCCGGGTCGAGAACGACATCGGCTACATGAAGATCACCTCCTTCACCGAAAAGACCTATGACGACCTCGAGAATGCCATCGACACCATCAAGAAGCAGGTGCCGAACGACAAGCTCAAGGGCTATGTGCTCGATCTCAGGCTCAACCCGGGCGGCCTGCTCGACCAGGCGGTGAGCGTGTCCGACGCCTTCCTCGACCGTGGCGAGATCGTCTCGACCCGCGGCCGCGACCCGAAGGACGTCACACGCTTCGACGCCAAGGCAGGCGACGACATCGGCGCCAAGCCGCTGATCGTGCTCGTCAATGGCGGTTCGGCCAGCGCCTCCGAGATCGTCGCCGGCGCGCTTCAGGACCTGCGCCGCGCCACAGTGGTCGGCACGCAGTCGTTCGGCAAGGGCTCGGTGCAGACCATCATCCCGCTTGGCGAGAACGGCGCGCTGCGCCTGACGACGGCGCTCTATTACACGCCGTCCGGCAAGTCGATCCAGGGCAAGGGCATCACGCCCGACATCAAGGTCGACCAGCCGCTGCCGCCCGAACTGCAGGGCAGGGACCTGACCCGCGGTGAATCTGACCTCAAGGGCCACATCAAGGGCGCCGACGAGAGCGATACCGGTTCGGGCTCGGCTGCCTATGTGCCGCCGGATCCGAAGGACGATCTGCAGCTGATCTATGCCGAACAGCTGCTGCGCGGCCAGAAGACCGACCCGGCATTCCCGCCGAATCCGGAGAAGGCAGTGCTTAACCAATAAAATCGACTGGTAGCTCTGGCTGCCCAATCGAAGCGATGCAATGCTGCCGGGACCGTGAGGTTCCGGCAGTTTGATTCGGGGGCAGCTGGGCGCTGCGCCTCAAAAGGCGCAGGGGACGCGCCGTCAGTTTTGGATCTGCGCATGGCGAAAAGATTTCGCTGATCACGCGCCCGGGGATGCGGCTTGGCTGACGTCGGCAAGGACATCGAACGCCCGCTCGGACAGACCGTCCGACCGCGTGCTGCGTCGCGCGGGATCAGCGCTGGCGCCGTCGCGGCGACGCTGGTCGTGCTGGCCGCGGTCGGCATCTCCGGCGCGATCGCGCTGCGCGAGAAGCCGTTCCGCAAACCGGAAGCAATCGCGGTCTCGACGCCAAAGGTGACGGCGGCGGCCGAGCCCGCGGCCGCAGCACCCACTGCTCAAGCGACGGCGGCAGCGCCGAAGGCGGAAACGCCCAAGGCCAGCGGTCCGCAGATCATCCATGTGCAAACCCAGGAGGGTGACGGCCCGCCCAATGCAGCCATTGTCATCCACGACCCGTCGACGATCGGCCAGAACCTGAAGATCGCGCATATCCCCGACAGGGCGCTGATCGAGGCCAGCGACACCGGCCCGTTGCCGGTTCGCGCCGCTGACGGCCGGCGGCCGTTCGATGTCTATGCGCGGCCGTGGTCGGGTTCGCGCGGCGCTCGCGTGGCAATCGTCATCGGCGGGCTTGCCGTGTCGCAGACCGGCACGCAGGCGGCAATCGCCAAGCTGCCGGCTGAAGTGACTTTGGCCTTTGCGCCGCAAGGCAACAGCATCGGCCGGTGGATGCAGGCGGCACGGCAGAGCGGGCATGAGGTGGTCATGCAGGTGCCGCTCGAACCGTTCGACTATCCCAATGTCAATCCCGGCCGCAACACGCTGACAGTGGCGGCAAGCCAGGACGACAATCTGAAGAATCTGCGCTGGGCGCTGTCGCGGACCACCAACTATACCGGCGTCATGAACTATATGGGGGCGCGCTTTTCGGCCGACGCGACAGCGATGGGGCCGTTCATGGCCGAGCTTGGCAGGCGCGGCCTTGCCTATATCGATGACGGCTCGTCCGCACGGAGCCTGGCGTCCGATCTCGCCTTGAAGGACGGTGTGCCGTTCGTCGCCGGCGATACGGCAATCGACGCCGTGCAGGACCGCGGCGCCATCCTGAAAAAGCTCGACGCGCTGGAAGCGACCGCGCGTGCGAAAGGCTCCGCCGTCGGCATCGGCTCGGCTTTCGACCTCACCGTCGACACCGTGGCGTTCTGGGCGGTCGAAGCGAAAAAGCGCGGCATCGAGATCGTACCGATCTCGGCGGTGGCCATCGACCCGGAAAAGGGCTGATCATGACGAAGAAACCTGTCGACCCCGAGACGCTGCCATACCGCCCCTGTGTCGGGCTGATGATCCTCAATGGCGACGGGCTGGTCTGGGTCGGGCACCGCATCGCCGAACCGGACAGCGAATTTGCCGGGACCACGCAGCTCTGGCAGATGCCGCAAGGCGGCATCGACGAGGGCGAGGAGCCGCTGCAGGCGGCCGGGCGCGAGCTCTATGAAGAGACCGGCATGCGCTCGGTCACGCTGCTGGCCGAGGCGCCGCATTGGATCAACTACGACCTGCCGCCCGATCTGGTCGGCATCGCCCTCAAGGGCCGCTATCGCGGCCAGACGCAGAAATGGTTCGCCTACCGCTTTCACGGCGAGACCAGAGAGATCCAGATCAATCCGCCGCCAGGCGGCCACACCGCCGAATTCGATGAATGGGCATGGCGGCCGATGCAGGACCTGCCCGATCTGATAGTGCCGTTCAAACGCAAGGTCTATGAGGATGTGGTGGCGGCGTTCCGTCATCTTGCCTAGCTGGATGTGACGGTTCGCACGGCACCTGATTCGTGCTTTATTGATCGGGACACCCGCAGCCACGAGACCCATATGAACGACGCCGGGCAATGGCCTCTTAGCGCAGCGTATGGGCTGCCCCTCACCCGCCTGCCGGCTTTCGTCACTCGAAAAGCCAAGCAGTTGGCTTTTCGTCCGCTTTACGCCGACCGCTCCTCAACTCCCCGTATAGGGATAGGGAGAGATATCCGGCAGGACAATGAGGGGCAGCGCCGACTTCAGCGGGTCTGCGATGCATAAAGCCAAAGATACCATCAGCGAAGCGGCGGCCGGCGCCATTCTCACCATCGATCTCGGCGCTATCCGAGAGAATTACCGGCGGCTCAAGGCAAAGCTCGGCGGCGTGCGCTGCGCCGGCGTCGTCAAGGCCGACGGTTACGGGCTCGGCGCGCGGCAAGTGGCGGCGGCACTGGTTGCCGAAGGCTGCGACAGCTTCTTTGTCGCGCATCTCACCGAGGGTGTCGCGCTGCGCGACGCACTCGGACCGAAGCTGGAAATCCATGTGCTGAACGGGCTGCCGCCGGGCTCGGAACCCGAAGCGGTGGCTGCCGACCTTGTTCCCGTCATCAACAGCACCGGGCAACTGAAGGCGTGGAGCAAAGCCGGCCAGAAGGCCGGCCGCAAGCTCAAGGCCGCCATCCAGGTCGACAGCGGCATGTCGCGGCTGGGCATGGCGCCGGCAGAGGTCGAGGCGCTTACGGCCGATGCTTTCGCCGGCGTCGATGTCGTTCTCGTCATGAGCCATCTGGCCCGTGCGGACGAACCGACCAATGCGGCCAATGACGCGCAACTCAAAGAGTTCGAACGGCTGCGCAAAATGCTGCCCAAGGCGCCGGCGTCGCTGGACAATTCTTCCGGCATCTTTCTTGGGCCGCGCTATCAGTACGACCTCGCGCGTCCGGGCGCTGCGCTCTACGGCATCAATCCGACGCCTGATGAGGCGAACCCGATGCTGCCGGTGGTGCGGCTCGAGGCAAAGATCATCCAGACACGCGGCATCGATAAGGGCGCGGGCGTCGGCTACGGACATGCGTTTCTGGCCAGCGGTCCCTTG
This region of Mesorhizobium sp. C432A genomic DNA includes:
- a CDS encoding glutamate-5-semialdehyde dehydrogenase, translating into MLKLHEQSGDDTVALMAGIGRRARAAARPLAIATAAAKNAALLAMADAIIARQQEILDANAIDVSNGHESGLSGSFMDRLKLDPAGTRAMADGIREIAELRDPVGDVIAAWDRPNGLQIERVRTPLGVVGVIYESRPNVTADAGALCLKAGNPVILRGGSDSLNSSAAIHACLVEGLKAAGLPEDAIQLVPTTDRAAVGEMLKGLGGNLDVIIPRGGKSLVGRVQSEARVPVFAHLEGICHLYIDRSADLDMAVRIAVNAKMRRTGVCGAAETLLVDRAVASTHLVPILDALRAAGCEIHADQEVMKLFFDAKPATDADWVTEYLEAIIAVKLVDGIAGAIDHIETFSSHHTEAIIAEDTKAVERFFNEIDSAILLHNASTQFADGGEFGMGAEIGIATGKMHARGPVGVEQLTSFKYRVRGSGQVRP
- the rlmH gene encoding 23S rRNA (pseudouridine(1915)-N(3))-methyltransferase RlmH translates to MKIAVHAVGRMKAGPERELADRYFERFAKSGPAIGFEFSGVAEIAEGRAQNANERRREEGQKLQAQLQPGTALFLLDERGKNLSSDDFASRIGQLRDGGRKALVIAIGGADGHDQSIRDQAELIVSFGAATWPHQLVRVMLGEQLYRAATILSGHPYHRS
- a CDS encoding MFS transporter, translated to MANSVNQTDIDPNHGAPPAPVIAIASVIVSMALIAVGNGLMFAYIPVRLGVERFDPTWAGLIITGLSAGGLAGCILTGPLVRRVGHARAFMVLSALIALSNAAIGAGTYPLLWIAARALYGFAICGLFIVAQSWLNDAVANAIRGRVMAVFYVAYVAGLGVGYALLAAVDIATAQAPLIGIAFTAVSILPVGMTRLAQPPPPRAASVALGRAWRISPVGVAGMLAVGGLSMAIAGFAPIHATAKGYSQADVALLLSAMPVGTLILQIPLGWISDRTDRRYVLAGAAALAIVAGIMAIGFDGGALAVLVVIYVIWDGASESIYSLASAHAADRAGKDDMVALSSSLLFAWSLSGFIVPGIVTALSAVYGTQAFIYVAIIIATVFCLFVLWRVATTQAVPATATGSFAPMSAQAPLPVELAYAPEDQR
- the proB gene encoding glutamate 5-kinase, which translates into the protein MTAQSLTKYRRITVKIGSALLVDRTSGLKRDWLASLAEDIAVLANGGAEILVVSSGAIALGRTILGLGKRALKLEESQAAAAVGQIALAGAWSDALGKGSLKSGQILLTLGDTEERRRYLNARATISTLLKMKAVPVINENDTVATSEIRYGDNDRLAARVATMMGADLLVLLSDIDGLYTAPPARDPAAKFIPVVDRITPDIEAMAGAAASELSRGGMRTKLDAGKIATAAGTAMIITSGTRLSPLMAIERGERATFFRPSANPVKGYKSWIAGQLEPAGRLTVDAGAIGALLSGKSLLPAGVRLVSGNFSRGDTVAILSPEGREIARGLVAYDAADAVRIAGLKTAEIETVLGYEARSAMIHRDDLVVSDPGDQIRPAGQLWAGAR
- the rsfS gene encoding ribosome silencing factor; this encodes MPSPARISVDDAVSRAIKTVLASLEDSKAENIVSIDIQRKSSLGDYMVIASGRSHRHVSAVADHLLKALKDAGLGTARVEGLSGADWVLIDSGDIIVHVFRPEVREFYNLEKMWQAPDLEEETLH
- a CDS encoding nicotinate-nucleotide adenylyltransferase is translated as MLSSLQPAIPSHYLRMPHAEKGLAVGLFGGSFNPPHAGHALVAEIALRRLALDQLWWIVTPGNPLKSTRELAPLSDRLLQSEQVAKNPKIKVTAFEAAHHIRFTADTLALVKARNPGVDFVWIMGADSLRDFHRWQRWRQIVMTFPIAVIDRPGATLSFLSSVVAKTFDYARVDEGDAPRLARMKAPAWTFIHGPRSSLSSSAIRQQAKG
- a CDS encoding murein hydrolase activator EnvC → MADNGKSRTGFRHARCGIAAAVVLLSLGLARAENTLDVAPDPDLSRAEYEKVSAEITLSSERLAKLAADIASVKKDHASITAALIQSAMTEQKLGQDIEDIGARLEGLKGEEQKIRVSLAARRDVLAEVLGALQRMGLNPPPAILVKPEDALSSVRSAILLGAVVPELRQQTDKLLADLREQTRVTASIEAERTRLTAAVGEQTAEKKRLSMLLEAKQKLEADTWTAMAAEKQRSQALAAKAGSLKELIASLEADKSRKAADAVKAGEQKAADSDKPDADNADAGTTASTELASLPVPEGNRLTAAAPFSALQGQVSLPVTGKIKLRFGADDGNGAVMLGDMVATQSGAIVTAPADGNVLYAGPFRSYGQLLILNAGDGYHVVLAGMSRISVASGQSVLAGEPVGAMGEARVASTSASKNGNATPELYVEFRKDGKPVDPTPWWADRFSGRT
- a CDS encoding mechanosensitive ion channel domain-containing protein, with the protein product MPIDPQNTLLTVQAGLAQLSTLIVSYSFSAIGAIILLVVGYLVAGLAERSISAGLGHIHGFDATLRHFFSKIVRYAILILVIIMVLGQFGVQTASIIAAIGAIGLAIGLALQGTLQNIAAGIMLLALRPFRIGEYVEVGAISGTVEEIGLFATKLRTTDGVYVLAPNSTLWNQPVRNFTRNGVRRGDITLSIGSWNDIDLAQKTMLGVAGSERRVKREPAPIAFVATVGDASVAITLRYWTTAADFFATQIDLTKRVKQAFDAEAISVPAPPPEARQETAATRQ